The following are encoded in a window of Corynebacterium marinum DSM 44953 genomic DNA:
- a CDS encoding GmrSD restriction endonuclease domain-containing protein has product MKGNVKDIYTVFDGTDKQLVIPVYQRNYDWGEKQCERLYDDLVEVIRKDRPKHFFGAVVGKPETGFEWVVIDGQQRITTTSLLMLALSNSLADGVVLSEDAELSVKIRRNYLEGAESSVSKETKLKLKPVKNDLEAYRKLLTGESPIEKSSVTSNYRYFRNRIAQGELTGDELWTAIRRLEAMILDLEGHDDPQRIFESLNSTGKELKESDKIRNLVLMGKPSKTQEHLYEYYWNPIERNVDFDTDAFVRLYLVAKTRKTPRFDAVYEAFKEYLENSDAPVQMILEWMRDYSEYFRDLNASLTGIPRADNRLRRFNLLRHEVTMPALMPLLGEYRAAGITADDFADTIELVDAYLFRRMVVGVPSNALNKIFATLYSDARRLRGEGTPITDVIAYLLLRRADTSGRFPTDEEFREAFATRNFFNFTAFNRRYLFECLENNWSKDNRDIASTLERGDLSLEHIMPQTLTKDWREEIGPNAEEVHQTWLHRIGNLTITGYNSEYSNASFTTKKTADGGFNESPYRLNASLKQTDTWAESDIRQRNEILTDIAMRYWPMPETDFEPVREPLPTLPMGEDTTFTNRVIVSYEFDGVTNTVASFKDMIRYLIRQLLAQHRDAIYEYAADGGLGFSVGGQPSSRYQEELAPELWMTTSNPTNEKMNILRALFHHLDIDTDEVVFTLRPYQGAEPDDSQQNPYTELLKFVPQFESLEGTGASESDIVELRAEFRGVFGNYEVEDWQGIVASRDYTTLADPLTVAEFTVEEALAAIMMVKTLETMLPGQFLKSITDGSMVRWLNRVAELTEPHKKPGKNTAAMWEKLTRLVDSVPLGKWVSYGDLAKEIKSAAQPVGNYLAANPVRNAHRVLRSDGAISASFYWLDGDDNRSPRELLEQEGIQFDDAGRAAAAQRWWIPGES; this is encoded by the coding sequence GTGAAGGGCAACGTCAAAGACATCTACACGGTGTTCGATGGCACCGATAAGCAATTGGTCATCCCCGTTTACCAGCGCAATTATGACTGGGGAGAAAAGCAGTGCGAGCGACTCTACGACGACCTTGTGGAAGTGATCAGGAAGGATCGTCCGAAGCACTTCTTCGGTGCCGTTGTGGGTAAGCCAGAGACTGGTTTCGAGTGGGTGGTCATCGATGGTCAGCAGCGAATTACGACCACCAGTCTGCTGATGCTCGCGTTGTCGAATTCTCTTGCTGACGGAGTGGTTTTGTCCGAGGATGCGGAGCTGTCGGTGAAAATCCGGCGCAATTATCTCGAGGGAGCCGAGTCGTCGGTATCCAAAGAAACTAAGCTCAAGCTCAAACCGGTCAAGAATGATCTGGAGGCCTACCGGAAACTACTGACGGGTGAGTCCCCGATAGAAAAATCGTCGGTGACCTCGAATTACCGCTATTTCAGAAATCGGATTGCCCAGGGCGAGCTGACAGGCGACGAACTCTGGACGGCAATCCGTCGGCTGGAGGCCATGATCCTCGACCTGGAAGGGCATGACGATCCTCAGCGCATCTTCGAATCCCTTAACTCAACGGGCAAGGAGCTGAAAGAGTCCGACAAGATCCGCAACCTTGTGTTGATGGGGAAGCCATCAAAGACACAGGAGCACCTGTACGAGTATTACTGGAACCCGATCGAGCGCAACGTCGACTTTGACACCGATGCGTTCGTTCGCCTCTACCTTGTCGCCAAGACCCGCAAGACCCCGCGCTTCGACGCTGTCTATGAGGCATTCAAGGAGTATCTGGAAAACTCTGATGCGCCGGTGCAGATGATTCTGGAATGGATGCGGGATTATTCCGAGTACTTCCGGGATCTCAATGCTTCTCTCACCGGCATCCCGCGTGCCGATAACCGCCTGCGCCGCTTCAACCTCCTGCGTCATGAAGTCACAATGCCGGCCCTGATGCCGTTGCTTGGTGAATACCGGGCAGCAGGGATCACTGCCGATGATTTCGCGGATACCATTGAGCTGGTTGACGCCTACCTTTTCCGGCGTATGGTCGTCGGTGTTCCGTCCAATGCCCTGAACAAGATCTTTGCCACGCTGTACAGCGACGCGAGACGGCTGCGAGGTGAAGGAACTCCGATCACCGATGTCATTGCATATCTCCTGCTGCGACGCGCCGACACCTCAGGGCGATTCCCGACCGATGAAGAGTTCCGCGAGGCATTCGCCACGCGCAACTTTTTCAACTTCACTGCGTTCAACCGGCGGTATCTATTCGAGTGTCTGGAAAACAACTGGTCGAAGGACAATCGCGACATTGCCTCCACCTTGGAGCGAGGCGATCTCAGTCTCGAGCACATCATGCCGCAGACACTCACGAAAGATTGGCGCGAGGAAATTGGACCGAATGCGGAGGAAGTCCACCAGACATGGCTGCACCGCATCGGCAACCTGACCATCACCGGGTACAACTCGGAATACTCGAACGCATCATTCACGACGAAGAAGACAGCCGATGGTGGGTTCAACGAATCGCCGTATCGGCTGAACGCGTCCCTTAAGCAGACTGATACCTGGGCGGAAAGCGATATTCGTCAACGCAACGAGATTCTGACGGATATCGCTATGCGATACTGGCCGATGCCGGAGACCGATTTCGAGCCGGTCCGTGAGCCGCTTCCGACCTTGCCCATGGGCGAGGACACGACGTTCACAAACCGCGTCATCGTCTCCTACGAGTTCGACGGTGTGACAAACACGGTGGCCAGCTTCAAAGACATGATTCGCTACCTCATCCGTCAACTGCTGGCACAACACCGGGACGCCATCTATGAATATGCCGCCGATGGCGGACTGGGGTTTTCCGTGGGTGGGCAACCATCGAGCCGTTATCAAGAAGAACTTGCGCCGGAATTGTGGATGACCACAAGTAATCCGACAAACGAGAAGATGAACATTCTCCGCGCGTTGTTCCATCATCTGGATATCGATACGGATGAGGTCGTTTTCACGCTACGTCCGTACCAGGGGGCAGAACCAGACGATTCACAACAGAACCCGTACACGGAGCTCCTCAAGTTCGTGCCGCAGTTTGAATCGCTGGAGGGGACCGGTGCCTCTGAAAGCGACATTGTTGAACTGCGTGCCGAATTCCGAGGTGTATTCGGGAACTATGAGGTTGAGGACTGGCAGGGAATCGTCGCGAGCAGAGATTACACGACTCTCGCCGACCCCTTGACGGTTGCGGAGTTCACGGTGGAGGAAGCCCTCGCCGCCATCATGATGGTCAAGACCCTTGAGACAATGCTGCCAGGCCAATTTCTGAAGTCCATTACCGATGGCTCGATGGTCCGATGGTTGAACCGTGTCGCGGAGCTGACTGAACCGCATAAGAAACCGGGCAAGAACACTGCGGCGATGTGGGAGAAGCTGACCAGATTAGTGGATTCCGTCCCCCTTGGTAAATGGGTCAGTTACGGGGATTTGGCAAAGGAGATCAAATCCGCTGCTCAGCCTGTGGGTAACTACCTCGCAGCCAATCCCGTCAGGAACGCCCACCGGGTTCTGCGTTCCGATGGCGCCATCAGCGCCAGCTTCTACTGGCTTGATGGAGACGACAATCGATCACCGCGTGAACTGCTCGAGCAGGAGGGCATTCAGTTCGATGACGCAGGAAGGGCAGCGGCTGCCCAGCGGTGGTGGATTCCGGGTGAGAGCTGA